A region of the Emys orbicularis isolate rEmyOrb1 chromosome 6, rEmyOrb1.hap1, whole genome shotgun sequence genome:
GTTAAGCAGAAGCTGAAAAATAACCATGAAAATATGACTGTGAAACAGCACACGTGGTTAGTAATTTCTCTCGCTTGTTtactgattttctttaaaaaaacaacaactttgctCTTTTATTGTTCTGCCTGTTACTaaaacacaacaccccccacaTGCTCTTCATCACTCCCTGACATTTGGTTTGAAACAGTGTTCATAATAAagttgagtttaaaaaaatatcaggaGAGTTGAAATCATTTCTCTTGCTAAGGCACAATGCACTGCTGTATCCGTGCAAATCATTCTGTAGAGATAAAATGGTCTCAATCCTACAAGGAGCTGAGTGCTCTCAATTCCTACTGATGTTAGCGGGAGCTAAAGGTGTTCAATGGCTTAGCACCTTGGGAGATAAGGCCCACAGACAAGAATTAATTATAGCTCTCACCTCTAACGTTCTAGCTCGTGTGTGCGTAGCACTGCTAGCTATTGCATGGAATGCCAGATGTGCTCAACGGCAAGTGACCACATTGCCCATTAGGGACTGCAACCCATAGGGAATATTAATACAGCTACTGGAGATTCAGCATTAGCTTAGATTTCTAGAGCAGAAGGTCCTCAGCTCAAAGTAGGCGTAGACTCATTATGCCACCAAGACCAAGTGTATAATATACTGCTGACCTTCAACGTGTGAGACACAGACCAAAATAAGAGACAACAAAACTAGCAGAGGGAGTTGGAAATTATCAGTTAAATTTTGTTCATCTCTAACAACTTCCAtcccaggctctcaaagcactttgcaaacattaaacgCACAAGGTAAGGAAATACAACTCATGTTACAGTTGGCAAAGATGAAACGATTTGCCCAAGTTACCAGAAGGAGTCGGtgaagctgggaatagagcccagcagTTCTGGCTACTGCTCTTCTGCGCGAAACTCAGGATCTAATTTTTGtcattgtattttattattaaaattctCCGTATGCTCCGTTTCTCAATACCGTCCTTCTGGGGTCAGGAGAGGTCAAGGATTCGATTTTCAATAGGCCCTGCAGctgctcaacacttctgaaattCAGGGCATAAGTGACCTGATCAAAGCAACAAGGGGAGGGAGGTCAGTGCAGGGATCTCATCTCAGAGCTCTCTGGTTCATGCTTAGATCAGACCATGCTTTATGTGAGCTAGGATAACCTAGGGGAGATAAAAGCATAAGCGCCACAGAAGCTCAGAGTATCTTAACCCCATACAACAGGTTGGTATAAAATTTACATTTCTGCACAACCCCCGTTTTAGTCTTGTTAAAAGAGCAGCCCAGGTGTCTTTTAAAAATCCCCATTTTCCTCCATGAAAGCATTTATGCTTTGGAACAGAGAAACTGATGCACAGCTCTGAATGCGGCCTGCATCTCCTTATACTCAGCACATTTGCAGGCCTCTTCCAGGTTCAGCCAACGAAAAGCCTGATGCTCATCTGAGAGCTTGATCTCCGTGTTACAGTCGTTCATTTCTGCCAGCCAGTAGATGACTGTTTTGGGTTTGCTTCTGACAGTGTATTGCAGTTCCTTCTTAAACCCTTCAATGAGGGTGAACTGACTGGAATTGAGTCCAGCCTCTTCCTGTGTCTCCCGCAGGGCTGTCTGCAGGTCATCTTCACCCGGATCCACATGGCCTgcccagggaggggagaaaaataaGTCTCTGAGAAAAAAACTGGCTGTTCTGATTGTGTTCATTCAATTGGCAA
Encoded here:
- the NUDT2 gene encoding bis(5'-nucleosyl)-tetraphosphatase [asymmetrical] codes for the protein MALRACGLIIYRRLQAGSPSSKVGDNIEYLLLQTSYGSHHWTPPKGHVDPGEDDLQTALRETQEEAGLNSSQFTLIEGFKKELQYTVRSKPKTVIYWLAEMNDCNTEIKLSDEHQAFRWLNLEEACKCAEYKEMQAAFRAVHQFLCSKA